The Verrucomicrobiia bacterium genome segment AAAGGCATGAGGTTCACAAAATCATAACTGTCATCGGCATCGCCCATGATGATGTAGCGGCCTTTGGCGGCGGCGATGCCGCCCAAGATGGCGTTGCCGTAGCCTTTGTCTTTCACGGGGACGACGCGAGCACCGGCTTTTTCGGCGATGGCTTGGGAGCCGTCGGTGCTGCCGTTATCGGCGATAAGTACTTCACCGCGAACCTGATGCTTCTCCAAGAAGCCAAGCGCTTTGCGGATACAGACTTCCAAGGTCTCGGCCTCGTTGAGGCACGGCATGAGGATGGTGAGTTCGGGAGCGTCCTCGGGTACCGGTGATTGCTGGTTAATGACCATGAACGGGGTGGAGAGTAGGTGGGGGGAGTTTAAAGTTCAAGGAGTAGAGGCGGCGGAGGTTCAAAGAGCGGGGCGTCAGCGACTTTTGCTGGACAGAACGGGAGAAATTAAATATTTGCTGAGTCAGGGCCGTCTGTCTTTCCTGACGGGTAACATAAAAAGGAGAAGTATGAAAATCAGCACATTGATTATCGCATTGGGATTATTGGGTCAAACCGCCTTTGGGGTTGAGGATATCGAGGCCAGGAGCAAGGCATTTGCCATCCAGAAGTATCCGGATAACGAACGGATGCAAAAATTTACGTACGATGCCCAGATAGCTGCTCATAAGTTCATGGCGACGGTGGCGGACAAAGAAGTGCTTGCCTTGGCCATAAAGGCTTACGCGGATGATTATGCGATGCAAAAATTTACGTATGAACGGCAGCTGGCGGCGAAGAATTACATGGCGACGGTGACGGACAAGGAAGTGCTCGCTTTGGCCAGCAAGGCTTACGCAGAAGATTATGCGATGCAGAAATTCACCTACGAACGGCAGCTCACGGCGAAGAATTATATGGCGACGGTGACGGATGCAGAGGCCAAGGCGGCGGCGGGGCGCAAATACCCGGAAGACTACGCGATGCAAAAGTTCACGTATGACAAGGAGGTCGCGGCCAAAGGGTCTATGAGCAAGCCGCTGGTGCAAGGAAGCATAGAGGAGCAGATCAAAGCCTACGCGCGGAAGAAGTTTCCCGATGACGCCGACATGCAGAAGTACGTCTATGATGAGCAGTTGAAGGATTACCGTTATATGGCGACCGTGACGGACAGTGAACTCAAGGCGTATGCCATCAAGAAGTTTCCGGATGATTACTCGACCCAGAAGTTTGTTTATGACCAGCAGGTGGAAGATAAAAAGTATATGGGGACAGTGGCGGACAAAGAGGTCAAAGCGATCGCGTTGAAGAAGTTTCCAGACGATTATTCGACACAGAAGTTCGTCTATGACCAGCAATTGGAGGACAAGAAGTTCATGGCATCCCGGCCTGATAACGCAGCAAAACGGGAGGCCATCAAGAAATTCCCCAATGATTTCTCCACGCAGAAATTTGTTTACGAACAGCAGTAATTTTACTGCGCCGTCGGGGGTGGGGAAGGGAAGCATGGCGGGTTTTCCTGAAAAAGATGGTTGGAAAATGAAAACAGTTGTTGACGAAAACTACGCGATTGCTACTTTTTCCGCCCCTGACCAGTTCGGGCGCTTCATTGTTGCCCGACGTCTGGATTTGGTTTGTTAGGTGAAAACGGCCAGCCTGCGAACACGAGAGGCTGGCTCTATTTGCCTTTAAAAACGGCGCGAAAAGCCAAGATTGGCGGCGCCGGGAAAGATTTAAGACATGAAATCGGTATCATTGACGGCATATCCCCGCACTTTGTCGGGTCGTTTGAGTGTTAAAAAGCTGCGTGCTCAAGGGCGCGTGCCTGCTGTGATTTACGGCGGTCAGGCCAAGCCGGAGAACCTCGAGGTGACTCAAAAGGAGCTGGAAAACCTGATCCATCACTCCGTCTCCGAGAATGTGCTCGTGGATTTGAATGTGGGTGGCAAGGCGAGCCGTCTGGCGCTCCTCCAAGACGTTCAGCACTATGCGTTGACTGGTAGCGTGTTGCATGTGGATTTTCATGAAGTTTCCGCCACCGAGAAGGTGACGATTTTGGTGCCCGTGGAGACCAAGGGTGAGGCGGCTGGTGTGAAGACTGGCGGCGGCGTGCTGGAGCACGTGCTCTTCAAGGTCAAGGTCAAGGCGTTCCCGAAGGATCTCCCAGAGGTCATCGAGGTGGATGTGACGAATTTGCAGTTGAACCAGACCATTCACTTGGGCGAGTTGCCGAAGATCGAGGGTGTGGAATACGTGGGTGACGCAAAGCTCTCCGTTATCTCTGTCGCGGCTCCTCGCACGGAGAAGGAAGAGGAGGCGGCTCCGGCAGCAGCTCCTGGCGACGTGGTGGCCATCAAGGAAAAGAAGCCGGAAGAGGGTGCGGCTCCGGCGGCAGGCGCCAAAGCGGCGGCAGCTCCGGCAAAGAAAGACGCCAAGAAGTAATTCTTGGTGGAGTGAGGCGGCCATATGGAGTCGCTGTATCTCATTGTCGGACTGGGAAATCCGGGGTCGCGTTACGCCAATACGCGGCACAATGCGGGTTTCCTGTTGGTGGAAGAGCTGGCCTCCAAGTGGGGTGCCAACTGGACGGATAGCGCCAGTTTACATAGCAGACTGGCGATGGCCCGGGCGGGTGAGCGGAAGGTGTGGTTATGCCAGCCGCAAACTTACATGAATGACAGCGGTTTGGCGGTGCAGGCAGTGGTAAGTTACTACCGGGTGCCGCTGGAGAACGTGGTGGTGGTGGTGGATGACGCAGATTTGCCGATCGGAGAAATCCGGTTGCGGGGAAGCGGCGGCACCGGCGGACATCACGGGCTGGAATCGATAGAGAAGCATTTGGGCAGCCGACAATATGCGCGGTTGCGGGTGGGCATCGGCCGGCAAGAGCAGGATGTCCGCCAGATAGCGGGTTATGTGCTGGGGCAGTTCGGCGCGGAAGAGCGGGAATTGTTCGGCAAGGTCGCCAAACGGGCGTCCGACCAGATTGACTGCTGGTTGACACGTGGTTTGGGTGTGGCCATGAGCCAATTTAACGGTGTGGTGACAGTCTAATTAGATTTTAAATAGAAAGATCATAAAGCTGTGAAACGTTACGAAGGTTTGTTCATTCTGAATACGGCAGGCAAAGAAGAGAGCGTCAACGACGTGGTCAACAAGATCGCGGAAGAGATCGTGGCCGCCGGTGGCAAGGTTGAGACCATCCAGAAGATGGACAAGAAGTCCTTCGTGCGCACGCCGAACCGCAAGGTGACGGCTGGCTTCTATGTGAACATCATCTTCACGAGCAAGCCTTCCGGTCTGACCCCGCTGCAAAACAAGCTCTCGCTGAACAATGACGTTTATCGTGTGATGATCAATCACGCGCCGGTGGTGGTGGCGAAGGCTGACGCAGCCGCGTAAGTGATTTAACCGTCCGCACCATGGCCAGCTTCAACAAAGTCATCCTGATCGGGAACCTGACCCGTGACCCGGAGTTGAAATACACTCCGAAGGGCATGGCGGTGGCGAAACTTGGCCTGGCTGTGAGCCGTTCTTGGAAGACTGACACCGGGGAAACTCGTGAGGAAGTTGCTTTCATCGACGTTGATGCGTTTGGACGGCAGGCAGAGGTCATCGGGCAGTACATGAAAAAGGGTCGCCCCATGATGATCGAAGGCCGCTTGAAACTTGATCAGTGGGACGACAAGACCACGGGCCAAAAGCGTAGCAAGCTCGGTGTGGTGTTGGAAAGTTTTCAGTTTTTAGGCACGGGTCGCAGTGATGATGGTGGCGCTGGCGGTGGAGAAGGTGGTGGCGAGTATGCTCCTCGTGAGGCGCGTCCGCCGCAGCAAGCCCGTCCGAGCCGTCCGGCTCCGGCAGCTCCATCCTCTCCAGCGAGTGATCCGGATATGCCGCCGGTGGAAGATGATGATGTGCCGTTTTGATGCGGCGATGATTTTTTAGACGTTAACCTTTAGATTTAACTCATTTTATGGCGAAGACAGAAGTTATCCTGACGCAGCCCGTGTTTGGCCTGGGCGCAGAATCCGACCAGGTGAAAGTGGCCGCCGGTTATGCCCGCAATTTTCTCCTGCCGCAAGGTTTGGCGATTCCGTTGACGGGTGCGAACAAGCGCCGTCTTGAATCCCTGAGCAAGCGTCGCGCGGAGCGCGAAGCGCTGGAGTTGAACAACATGCTGGAGCTCTCCAAGGGCTTCACGAAGCTCATCTTGGTCATCAAGGTCAAGACAGGGGAAGACGGCAAGATGTTCGGTTCGGTGACGTCTGGTACGATTGCTGACGAGCTGAAGACGCAGTTCGACATCGCGCTTGAACGCAAGAAGATCAACATGCCGGAGCCGATCAAGGGCTTGGGCGAGCATGAAGTGGATCTGAAGCTCCACACTGATGTGCATGCGA includes the following:
- a CDS encoding 50S ribosomal protein L25 → MKSVSLTAYPRTLSGRLSVKKLRAQGRVPAVIYGGQAKPENLEVTQKELENLIHHSVSENVLVDLNVGGKASRLALLQDVQHYALTGSVLHVDFHEVSATEKVTILVPVETKGEAAGVKTGGGVLEHVLFKVKVKAFPKDLPEVIEVDVTNLQLNQTIHLGELPKIEGVEYVGDAKLSVISVAAPRTEKEEEAAPAAAPGDVVAIKEKKPEEGAAPAAGAKAAAAPAKKDAKK
- the pth gene encoding aminoacyl-tRNA hydrolase, whose protein sequence is MESLYLIVGLGNPGSRYANTRHNAGFLLVEELASKWGANWTDSASLHSRLAMARAGERKVWLCQPQTYMNDSGLAVQAVVSYYRVPLENVVVVVDDADLPIGEIRLRGSGGTGGHHGLESIEKHLGSRQYARLRVGIGRQEQDVRQIAGYVLGQFGAEERELFGKVAKRASDQIDCWLTRGLGVAMSQFNGVVTV
- a CDS encoding 30S ribosomal protein S6, whose product is MKRYEGLFILNTAGKEESVNDVVNKIAEEIVAAGGKVETIQKMDKKSFVRTPNRKVTAGFYVNIIFTSKPSGLTPLQNKLSLNNDVYRVMINHAPVVVAKADAAA
- the ssb gene encoding single-stranded DNA-binding protein, producing the protein MASFNKVILIGNLTRDPELKYTPKGMAVAKLGLAVSRSWKTDTGETREEVAFIDVDAFGRQAEVIGQYMKKGRPMMIEGRLKLDQWDDKTTGQKRSKLGVVLESFQFLGTGRSDDGGAGGGEGGGEYAPREARPPQQARPSRPAPAAPSSPASDPDMPPVEDDDVPF
- the rplI gene encoding 50S ribosomal protein L9, which codes for MAKTEVILTQPVFGLGAESDQVKVAAGYARNFLLPQGLAIPLTGANKRRLESLSKRRAEREALELNNMLELSKGFTKLILVIKVKTGEDGKMFGSVTSGTIADELKTQFDIALERKKINMPEPIKGLGEHEVDLKLHTDVHATLKVRVESLNPPPAPVVTEAPAGEKTEKRGKSSRPAKKAE